One Nerophis ophidion isolate RoL-2023_Sa linkage group LG06, RoL_Noph_v1.0, whole genome shotgun sequence genomic region harbors:
- the LOC133554176 gene encoding small cell adhesion glycoprotein-like: MNASTTPIPAVPDSTPTTSPLKVDTTVVAVVVTLILLTVVMLGFLLYRYMCHNKGDYRTTGEPAPGEDLDEDNRPQEAPAKRRSISSETARRWCCGDG; the protein is encoded by the exons ATGAacgcatcaacaacacccatcccCGCCGTCCCTGACAGCA CGCCGACAACCTCTCCTCTCAAAGTGGACACCACAGTTGTTGCAG TTGTGGTGACACTGATCCTGCTGACGGTGGTGATGCTGGGCTTCCTGCTGTATCGCTACATGTGCCACAACAAGGGCGACTACAGGACCACGGGGGAGCCGGCCCCCGGCGAGGACCTGGACGAGGACAACAGACCCCAAGAGGCTCCGGCGAAAAGAAGGAGTATTTCATCTGAGACGGCCCGAAGATGGTGTTGTGGTGACGGGTGA